TTCCAAGAAGAGACATGTTCGCCACACAGTGTTCGAATCCCGAACCAATAAAACCAAACAAACACCACCATATCAAAATCAGTTTTGCAGTATCCTCTTTGGCGCGGACGCTCGTCCAAACAGCGAGACACACAAGGATGTTGCAAAGAATTCCTCGAAGGAATAATTCAAAGAACGGTGCGTTCATCTTGGCAGCGCTCACCGCCGAAATAAAACCGGCCCATGGATCTTTAGAAATAAGACCGGAGTTAACCATCACAAATGCAAGTAACAGCGATCCGAAAAGGTTTCCCAACCAACACACGATCCAGATATACGCGGTATCGAGAACGGTCACCTTTCTTGAAAGATTACCGATAACCATCGTCATGTGATTTCCGGTAACAAGTTCCGAACCGGCGAAGATAACCAGCGACAATGCAATGCCAAACGAAGCCCCCATCAATACCTTTACGGCAGGACTGGAAGCCGCGGCGAACGGCGCACCGATAGAAAAAATCAGTATCATGCCGAAGCCAACATAGGCTCCGGCCAATGCTGATGCTAGAAAATATTTCAAAAATCCACTTTTAAGAAAATTGCTTTTAGCCATAGATGTTTCGGCGAATTTTTCGACAGTTTCTGCGTACATAGATGTTTTCTCCTTTTACTCACACTCTGAATTACAGATATATTATTATGACAATGTAAAAAATGAACAGGGTTCATATTCATTGATATGTTTGAA
This region of bacterium genomic DNA includes:
- a CDS encoding formate/nitrite transporter family protein; this translates as MYAETVEKFAETSMAKSNFLKSGFLKYFLASALAGAYVGFGMILIFSIGAPFAAASSPAVKVLMGASFGIALSLVIFAGSELVTGNHMTMVIGNLSRKVTVLDTAYIWIVCWLGNLFGSLLLAFVMVNSGLISKDPWAGFISAVSAAKMNAPFFELFLRGILCNILVCLAVWTSVRAKEDTAKLILIWWCLFGFIGSGFEHCVANMSLLGMGAFLAVNPAVSWSGYVTNLIASTLGNMVGGGLLGAVYWYCSQVKASKVPSLSKEAGNPVIIPSGRM